From Marinobacterium sp. LSUCC0821, a single genomic window includes:
- a CDS encoding A24 family peptidase, producing MTELLTSIEPIFLPLVVVLSLMIGSFLNVVIYRLPLMMERAWRKEAVEYLDQVLGDDEKTPMTLSVPRSACPHCQHSIRWYENIPLFSYLLILKGRCSSCAKPISLRYPLVELLTASVGGVVAYHFGFSLTAVAALLFSYALIALLYIDADHQLLPDSITLPLIWLGLLVNWAGGFVSLDAALWGAVIGYLSLWSVYWLFKLLTGKEGMGYGDFKLLAAIGAWAGIQVMPGVILISSLVGVVFAVGQSIVGKRDLKSAMPFGPFLAIAGWIMLIWGGQINSWYLSLL from the coding sequence ATGACCGAACTGCTAACTTCAATAGAGCCAATCTTTCTACCATTGGTCGTGGTGCTCTCGTTGATGATCGGTAGTTTTCTGAATGTCGTGATCTATCGTTTGCCTTTGATGATGGAGCGCGCTTGGCGAAAAGAGGCTGTAGAGTATCTGGATCAAGTTTTAGGAGATGATGAGAAAACTCCTATGACTCTCTCGGTTCCCCGTTCTGCCTGCCCGCATTGCCAGCACTCAATTCGTTGGTACGAAAATATTCCCCTCTTCTCTTACCTTTTGATCCTGAAAGGTCGTTGCAGTAGCTGTGCTAAGCCCATCTCACTGCGTTATCCATTGGTTGAGCTGCTCACTGCGTCTGTTGGTGGAGTTGTGGCGTATCACTTTGGTTTTAGTCTGACAGCAGTAGCTGCTCTGCTATTCAGCTACGCCCTGATAGCTCTGCTTTATATTGATGCAGACCATCAGCTCTTGCCCGACTCTATAACACTGCCACTGATTTGGTTGGGATTGCTGGTTAACTGGGCGGGAGGTTTTGTCTCTTTGGATGCTGCTCTTTGGGGGGCGGTGATCGGCTACCTTTCACTCTGGTCTGTCTACTGGCTCTTTAAGTTACTCACCGGCAAAGAGGGTATGGGCTACGGCGACTTCAAGTTACTTGCGGCAATTGGGGCTTGGGCTGGAATCCAAGTGATGCCAGGTGTAATTCTAATCTCATCCCTTGTAGGTGTGGTTTTCGCAGTTGGTCAATCAATAGTCGGTAAGCGTGACCTTAAATCTGCAATGCCTTTCGGTCCATTTCTAGCGATAGCTGGCTGGATAATGTTGATCTGGGGAGGTCAGATCAATTCATGGTATCTCTCGCTTCTCTGA
- the pssA gene encoding CDP-diacylglycerol--serine O-phosphatidyltransferase: protein MSDHLDQEDPIEVAEDGTKRPKGIFLLPNLFTTGALFSGFYAVIAGMNGHFSAAAVAIFIAMVFDGLDGRVARMTNTQSKFGAEYDSLSDMVSFGVAPALVSFTWVLQGLGKFGWMAAFIYCACAALRLARFNTQIGSLDKRYFMGLPSPAAAATIAGIIWYFSENDINPADYATLIALYVALVGVAMVSNLLYFSGKDINLHGKIPFMKMAGVVVVVALVATEPELYLWLLFLVYSLSGPVQWLLRKGKSS, encoded by the coding sequence ATGTCTGATCATTTAGATCAAGAAGATCCGATTGAAGTGGCCGAGGATGGTACTAAGCGTCCTAAGGGTATTTTTCTTTTACCAAACCTGTTTACCACCGGTGCACTCTTTTCTGGATTCTATGCAGTTATTGCGGGAATGAATGGACACTTCTCTGCAGCTGCAGTCGCAATTTTTATCGCGATGGTATTTGATGGGCTAGATGGTCGTGTTGCACGAATGACCAATACTCAAAGTAAGTTTGGTGCTGAGTATGATTCACTCTCAGATATGGTCTCTTTTGGTGTTGCGCCGGCACTTGTCTCTTTCACTTGGGTGCTCCAAGGTCTAGGTAAGTTTGGTTGGATGGCGGCATTTATTTACTGTGCTTGTGCTGCGCTTCGTTTGGCTCGGTTCAACACACAGATAGGTTCATTGGATAAGCGCTATTTTATGGGTCTGCCAAGTCCTGCTGCCGCTGCAACTATTGCTGGCATCATCTGGTACTTCTCGGAAAATGATATTAACCCTGCCGATTATGCAACGCTGATTGCTCTCTATGTTGCTTTGGTGGGTGTTGCTATGGTGAGTAACTTGCTCTACTTCAGTGGCAAAGATATCAACTTGCACGGAAAGATTCCTTTCATGAAAATGGCGGGTGTCGTTGTGGTTGTGGCATTGGTTGCTACCGAGCCAGAGCTCTACCTATGGTTGTTGTTCTTGGTCTACTCTCTTTCCGGTCCGGTTCAGTGGCTTCTGCGCAAGGGTAAAAGTAGCTGA